The following nucleotide sequence is from Manis pentadactyla isolate mManPen7 chromosome 13, mManPen7.hap1, whole genome shotgun sequence.
ACATaagttatttttgaaattatagaAAAATGTAATGCGGTTATATTTGAATGTTTTGCttgaatgtttgttttttttttggtctaatgAGTGAATGATAGTAAATGTGTGGGAATAAGTTTTATGCTATGAGAATTGGGTGAAATTTTACAACAGTGCTTCTGAGCTTTAAGCTTTGAAACTATTAATGAAAAGCCAGCTACAGTTGACACAAAGAATAAGGCAGATGTGTGTAACTGTAATGTACACAATGTATGCAACTCATGTGAATTTGACATTTTCTGTCTTATCAAAAGAGTGTGGTTTCTAGAAGGCAAAGGAGAACATTTCTGAGTAAACAAATCTGCAGGTTGGCTATGAATATGCACAAGAGTGATGTTGGGCCTTACCTCACACTAACACAAGAAATatgtaaatggatcaaagaaagaCCTAAACATTCTACCTAAGTCTATGaatctcttagaggaaaacataggttATAGCTCTGTGGCAAAGGTTTTGGTGATACTTATTTGTTATAAAACCAAAATAACaggcaaaagagaaaaatctgacaAATTGTACATcatcaaatttaaaatatgtgtacATTGAAAggcactatcaagaaagtgaaaggcAATCCAAtggaagggagaaaatatttgcaagtcatatttTGGTAAACTTTGATATTCAGAACAGATAAAATACACTTACAACTCAGAAACAGCAgtgaaaacagtaaaaaaaacagCCTGATTAAGAAATGGTCACGAGATTGAATAGAAACTTGCCCAGAGAAGGCATCCCGGCGGCTTGTGCGGACGGGACAGACGGTCAGCGGGGAGGGGCCTGCGGGGCCCGGGGAGATCCGCCCTCAGCGGGTTAGAGCGGcgggaaggaaggggaggggtgCGGGGAAGGGGGAGGTAACGGGAAGGAGGGGAAGCAAGGAAGGAGCGAGGCAGGCAAGGAATGAcggcgggagggagggagggaggcagtgcTGCTGGGGCTGCGGGGCGTGTGTCCACCGCGCAGGCTCTGCTGGCTGCGGGTGCGGCCCTGCGGCCCCCGAGGAACGCGGCGTTCAGTCACTCAGGGAAGGGAACCCTGAGTCATCACATGAGGCAGTGAATTCCACTCGTGGCTGTATGCCCAGAAATATTGGAAAAAGGAATATGAATAGACATTTGTACACCGATGCTAATGTCAGCATTATTCACCAAAAGGTGTGTCACCTCAAATgtacatcagtggatgaatgagtAAAACTTAGAGTATGTAAACACAATCAGATATTAGTTAGCATTATAAAGAGAAGGGACTATGACACATTCTCCAATATGGAAAAAATTAGAGACtttgtgttaagtgaaataagctattaATGAcaggcatgcaatgtgtgatccaCTTATAAGACGTACCAGAGGTATTCACATTCATAGAGAGAGAAAGTATAGTGGTAGGTGTCAGATGCTGGGGATCCAGGcattaatgtcttttttttgCACGTGTGCAGTCTcaactgaggaaaataaaaaagccttAGAGGTGGGTGGTAGTTTCTGTTGCCCAACAATGTAAATTAATGGCATTTAACTATATAATTCAAAAATGGGAAATTTTCTTGGGTGTATTTTAACAAATTGAAAACAATGATTAAAATGTTACGCACAACAGATCCACAGGTTAAGGAAAAGCCCTTGGGCATGCGGTAATAATACACACCTGCAAACATTTTTGGAAGCACCTttgaagaatcaatgaaaatttaaatactCTTACACTTGATACAGTAATATTTCAAGAGACTTTCTTAAGCATCTGTGCACACTTGGGGAGACAAAGCATGTAAAATTATGCTGATCTTAATGTCACATGATGATGGagatggacttcaaaacaaaatattgaaTATCCATAACACTTAATAATATGCTgttagaaaaaaaagaggaaaccaaatgaaatatatttgtgtgtaAAAAGTTAGCCTCTGTGTCATTCACGGTGAGTGTCAGGGGATGTACTTTCACACATGTGCAGATTCCCAGGCTGTGTGTTAGAGGAACTCCTGGCGCACCTCTACCTCCACGCTCCCTGGGGGGACGAGTGGTGAGGCAAGTTTCACTTTAATTTACAGTTTTTCTATATTGCtttatattttatacacataACATATGATAGtgttaaaatacaaaagaaaatagaaggaaaggaaaataaaacagtattCATGACTTAAGATGTGCTCCTGAGTTTAATTTTCAACACTTCAATTCAAACGTTATTTTCCACTGAAACCTTGATGCTATAACACATCAGTGAATAGAAAGGCACCACGTGGAGGTATTCAGGGTGGTGCTGTGTTAGCCTCATGACAGAAAAGTGCTAGGACAAGACATCACCTTTCTGAGTGGTCCTAAGGCTGGGGATGTAAGGTTGTTCTCTGATCCCTGATGGAACATTTTCTATCttgaccatttcttctagttaATTCCCACCCCAGTTATATAACCATGAACTCACGTGAATGCAAAAGTTAACTTTGAACCAATGCAAGTGGCTGAATGGAAACGTGAAACTCAGCAATCACACAGGAATTGTAGAGATAATTAAGCACTTGGTCTTGGAGAAAGCAGCTATTCTTGAATGAAACTGACTTTGAGAAAATATAGTGAAGTCAGTCCTTTGCTTTCACTCTTACGAGAACTCAGAATTGAGGGATGTAACCTAAAAATGTGCCCCATCTCAAGGCACTCACCAGGATCTTCTCATTTTATACTTAATTGCCACATCTaatgaataggaagaaaaaagttcAGATGATGTTGAGGGATAGATTTACTCAAGTAGTCTTCATCTGCTGTCATCAGGAAGAAGGAATTTTGAATTTGTCATCTGTATCTCCCATAGTCATTGGTGAGGATATTTCCCATTCATTCTGTTTCAAGAACAAGAATATCAGAGAATGTTCTGCTGATTCTAGATGCCACTGTGTACCCAGAAGAGCCATGTTTTGTTAAATGAAAACTAGAGTCAGGGAGACAAAACTTATgcatatattacatacatatgtatatatttacattatatatatatttacatataatattttgtatatatttgttttatacatacaaatatatgtatatatacacacacaatgaggAAATAGCCTAGATTCATTATTATGTAATTAGTGGAAAGCTAATTTTATTACCAAGGCAAGATCACTTCTGTGGTAGTATTTAATATGAATTCAGGAGAGTTTCACACAAGGAATTGCTCTACCATGGATAGTCACGCTGGGAAGACATGGACtatttatacatgtattttttattaacatataattgatatatgataTATTTGCTTCAAATATGCAGAtattgattcaacagttatatacattaaatCTTCAGCCCAgctaatgtagttaccatctgtcaacatagaaagatgtaacagaactactgactacgttttctatgttgtactttcatccctgtgattaatgtatattatgattgagattgtgtcgctctttatctccttctcctatttcacccacccatcctAACTCCTCTACaaagtaaccaccagtcacttatcagtgtctatgagtctattgttgttttgtttttatcatcaGTATGTCAAACCTCAGTTAAAATATTTAGCATCACAGTGTCTTGCTTCTCTTTCTGCTTCTGCCTGTTCTGTATCATCTTTAATCTCATTTGGAGCACTTAAGAATGtgatacctttttatttttttaattttatgtcattTCAGCCTTAATAACGTATCTTACTGTAATGATACAGTACCTTTGTTAATGCAAAACAAACAGACATTGCTCTAGCCTTTGTTCTCAGGGACCCCCAGCATCTAAATTATTATGGTTTCATTCAGAACTCTGAGTCAAGTAAGACAGAAACAATTCTCCAAGAAGTTCACTACAATGTCAAGATGTTGGAAGCATGTTCTACACTTAACTTTCCATCCCAAGGCAGAAATGTTTATGCAGTTTCTTTGCAGTCCACTGTCTAGTGAAGGAGCCGGCTAAGGAAGGGGCTCTGGTTCGTAAATGCAGTGTACATTTTCCCacattgtttcttccttttgttcttgGCTTTGAGTCCATCTTGCAACTGCACCCACTTAACTGTTCTCTAGTGTACAAATATTCATTTTGGTCCATATCCATGTGTTATTATTATTCAGTATGTTCTAATCAGTTAAGGGTCATGGGAATTCCCTTACCAACTTGATCTCATCAGtatatcttttgaaaataaattgggGCTCTAGATGTTTTATTATTGTAAAACTAAACAACTAGTTCATTTGAATCAGAAATTCAGATAGTTCATGTCAAAATTTATCAACTGAAAAAACAATCATCTCAACTCAGGATAATAAAAAGTAGAATGTTCAATAAATCATACTGAAGTTAACAGTGGTGATAAGAAAAATGATAGTAAATatcaaataatatatgaaaatagATATTTGATTGAATCACAAAGTTCAAAactaatttcattaaaatatttgcgAATGAAAGTGTtagtttataaaaggaaaaagtgtCATTATGAGACTACTAGCAGACTGAAAGATTTCCACTCACTATTAGCAAGACATACCTTATTAAATCTCTGCCTTGAGATTGAATCTAAAAATGAATGGTTACCAAATAGCATCTTGACGTGTACTAAATTTTTATGTCCCCTCCAAATAAACATAAATCTAATCCCTTATGTTATGCCATTTGAAAGTGGAACAATTGGGGCGGAATTAGGTCATGAGTGTACAGCCCTCACAGATAGTGGTAGCGCCCTCATATAAGGAAGCCAGAGAGCTAACTATATTTCTTTCACCATGTGAGGAGACAGTAAGATGAAATGTTCTGTGGTTTTAACTACCAAACATAATTCAGCACAAATTTTCACCTCTCATCTTGGTGTTCCTACAATGAGTGAATTCTGTTTACCCACCTTCTAAAAATCAAAACTGAACATCCTGAAAACAAGTAAACACTGACTGACCTTCTATCTATTTTATAATGTGTTTCAGCTACTGTTTTTATCCTTGATAAATGTCCTTTTATGGGTTGATCTCACTCTACTTtatcttctcaatttaatttatctTACTCTATTTTCTGTTAAACTAAGTTAACAATATTTAGTTGTAATCCTTCTACTcaatataaaatgaattataatttgtatttttcaacatataaaaaattaaagaatcatGGAAGCCAAGTATAGGATATAAAAGTAATGCAAAATAACAGGCAGCAGAAAATAATAATCTTATAATAATTATACATCAGCATCATCAACATTTAGGAAATTTGATGTTGAAGgaattcaaataattaaaatttgattttgttttaatcaaatttaaaaactacatcataatgtgaaaataaaaataacaatgaacaatatattagtttcttattatttctttgtAATATGTGCTAATACATTCAAAATTTGACAAAAACCCAGATTTTTTTGTCATATTGTGAGAATTTGATAATAGGAAATACATGTTTTTTCCAACAGTCCTCAACTTTTACTAAGAATTTAGTTTCATAGTCTGCATAACTGCTCCTACAAGAAATGCTAACTTTTCTGAGGTGTCTGGCAGTCCATCCTCCTTTCTGGATTTGCCAGTGTaggatctgtttccttgccttttataACCTCTGGAAGCTGTCAATGTTCCTTGGTTGCTtatcactttccatttttaaaggcaACATGTAAAAACATCCTTCCATATACACATCTCTTTCTCACAACAGCTTGAAAAAGTCTTCCAGTTGTACAAGCCCATGTGACTTTATTAAAATCCTTTGAATAATCCAGTATGATTTCTCTGTCATAAGCGTCttgatttaatcacatctgcaaagtgggtTTTAACACACAAAGTGACATGGTCACAGACCTGTAGGTCTATCTTTCATAGGCTATTCAGAATCCTGTGAAGTGCTTCATAAGCCTGGTTGACATGTACAGACTCTAAATAACAAATATGCATCTCTTGCAGGTTTTGAGATAATGACCACTGATTAACAATCATGACATGTCAAATATACTGTAgcaaattaaataaacatttctataatacatatattcacataaaaagaaatagagagtTATTTACCTTTGATTATAAAGAATCTATATAATTATGAATAACATGTAATTCAGCTTTTCTAtgtatagttttattattttcccctaAAACCAATAATGGCTTAGTTTCCATATAATCTTCCTCAAAGCTGCCTTGATTTCCTTGTTTCTTAGGCTGTATATTATTGGGTTTAATGATGGAGGCAATACAGAATAGAAAACAGACACCAAAAAGTCCACAAGATGTGGGGAATCAGGGACTGGTCTTAGATAGGCAATGGCTCCTGTCACAAAAAATGTAGTCACAACTATGAGATGTGGTatacaggtggaaaaggcttttgACCGTCCTTGTAATGATGGCATTCTAAGCACtgtattgaaaatagaaatatatgaaAATCCAATGGATATTAAACAGAGAAGTCCATATATTACTCCAACTGCCACACTAATATCAATAGTGATATGAGTTTTTGAACAAGAAATCTTCAGAAGGGATGGTACATCACAGAAAAACCGAGGGAGTATTCTGGAATCACAGAAGGATAAAGAGAAGGTTCCACCTGAGTATAAGACCCCAAAGATACTCCCAGTGAACCAGGAAAAAACTACCAATCTCACACAGACTGCTCTACTCATGATGATGTCATAATGCAGTGGGTGACAGATGGCCATGTAGCGGTCAAAGGACATGGATGTTAGAATGAACAGCTCAGCTCCTGCAAAGTGAACCACCAACAAGACCTGTAGAACACATCCTGGGAAAGCAATACTGGCACTGTTGGATAAAGAGTTCAGAATAAATTTCGGAACTGTGACAGAAATGAGACAAGCATCAAGGAATGAtaagttcttcaggaagaagtacatgggggtgtgaagACAATGGTCCACAGTCACAAGGATGATAATGAGAACATTTCCCATGACAGTCACAAAGTAAATCAGCAAAAACAGAAAGACATGTAAAACCAGGAGCTCCCTGGTGTCAGAGATTTCCATGAGGAAGAATCCTGTCACTGCTGTGAGGTTGGTCATGTCCTCACTCAGTCACCTAACGTGggaaaaagaaatgcaaggacACACATCAGATTCTTGCTAAGCCTTCCTTCCAATAATTGTTTTTTATTCCTATAAGAATTCATCTTTGTTGTGTTTATGAGATGTGCACATTCACTCTCCTAAGTGTACATTATCAAAATGCATTAGAATGACATATTCATTGAGAATATTAATATGAACAAGCATATTTTATGAGACATGGAACATTTATTAATAGACTGTGTCTTTATAAGATTTATCCTGAATAATTAGCTGAATTTTCCAAACAAAATTGGTACAGAGTCATCTGTAAAGGTAgcacaaatggaaagaaaatagtcactcAATAATCTTTGTGCATGGACTTGTATTTAATATTAAGTAGTGCTATACACAGGGAGCAAAAACATTTTCCATtatgtttaaattaaatatattacacaaaataatataaattaaatacatTACACAAAGAATAGAATGTAGAAAGGAGATATAAAAGTGAAACAGGACGTTTTAATGTAATTCATTATCATAGACATTTAATAGTTGTGATATATGATAAAGAGGGCATGAAATATATAGGAAAATATTCACATTTCTAACCCTACAGGCTGTTCACACAGGCccccaaacaaacacacacacataaacgtACACACACATTCTCTTCCAGACTGTATCTCCAGTGTTTTGCAGAGCAAGATGGGAAACACCTTTTActttcaaaaaatgtttgaatTAAAAAGGACTATAAcaaatagaaatgtaaaacatcctttcatgaaaaaaaatctcaacaaattgggtatagaatAAACATATCAACATGACAATGGACatacatgataaacccatagTTAGCATCACACTCAGCAATTAAAAGCTgatagattttcctctaagatcaggaacaagacatggataTCTTACATTGCCCACTCTTTTTCAccatagtactggaaatcctagctagagcaatcaggcaagataaagagataaaaggtatccaagTAGGAAATGAAGAAGTACAATTTTCAAATACTAAGACCTTATATGTGGAAATCCTAACAACTCAACCAATAAACAAATCAATATTCAATAAAGTTGCAGCATATATGATCAGCATACAGAAATTAGTTGTGTTTCTATGTACTAACAGATCACtacttgaaaatgaaataaattttaaaaattaactcacaataaaattaaaaaaagttaaaaacatagGAATACATTTAAGCacagaagtgaaagatctatacaccaaaaattaaaaaactttaaaaaagaagttataaacatacaaaaaatgaaaagatatcccATTCTTCATGGAATGGAaagtttaattttgttaaaatgtctgTATTTCCCAAAGTCATGTATAGATTTAAGGTAATCTATCAAAACCCCAAagacatttttcacaaaaatagtaaaaggaaTCATACAATTTGTATGTACAAAAGACTGTGAATAGTAAAAGTAATCctaagaaagtaaaacaaagctAGAGGCATTACACATCATGTTTTCAAAGCATATTACAAAACTATAGAAATCAATACAGCatgtactggcataaaaatagacacatagaccaaatTAATAGAATCAAAAGCTCAGAAGTAACTCTCACCTCTACggtcaacaaatatttgacaTGTGAGTCAAGAATATACAACATGTAGTGACTAGACtgcaataaatgatgttggaaaaCTGGATAATCACATGCAGAGCAATTAAATTCAGCCACTACCTTATACCACTCACAGAGGTTAACtcacaataaattaaaaagttaaacataagaccagaaactataaaataattacaaaaaaatcaggaaaaactaGACATTGGTCTTGGTGAcaatttttttggatatgacactgagaacacaagcaacaaaagcataAATCAACAAAGAGCAGTActtcaaactaaaatgcttctgtacaacaaaagaaacaatcaacgaaataaaaaggtaacctacagaatagaataaaatgttttaaaaccatATACCTGACCAtgtgttgatatccaaaatatataaacaacccatacaactcaatttaaaaaatctcaatgatctgatttttttaaaaatgggcaaaggggaaCCCTTTTTCACcatttgtgggaatgtaaattgtggAAAACACTTTTGAGTTTTATTCAAAAAATGATAAATACAGCTATCATATGcttcagcaatcccacttctggttaTATATATGGAGGAAATGAGAACAGCATATTGAAAAAGTATACATCTTCACTCactcccatgtttactgcagcattagtCATGATAGTCAAAATAGGGAAACCACCTAAGTTGTCTGtcaacagataaatgaatgaataaataatatatccagtatgagaaaaaagaaaaagaaatccaaccATTTTAAGCATCATGGGTAGACCTCAAGCGCACTATGCTAAGTCAAATAAAGCAGAGGGAGGAAGACAAATTGTGTAATAtaacttttatgtggaatctaaaataaacgaactcatagaaacagactAGAATGCTGGTTATCAGGGCGTGAAGGGTGGAGGATTGGAATGCTTTTGATTAATCGCTACATACTCACAGTTAGAAGATGAGTAAATTCTGGGGATTTAATGGAGAGCATTACAATTATAATTAACAATATATACTGGAAAGATGCTAAGAGACTAGGTGTTACATTTTCttaccataaaaaatgaaattatagttTTTTTGGCATGGTGAAGGTGTTAACTAATGCTACAGTACTAATTATACAGTAATATATAAGGGCATCAAACCAATACATTGGACACCTCAAacttatacaatattatgttaatTGCATTACAATAAGAATAAGGAGAAACAGAGCATGGT
It contains:
- the LOC118935008 gene encoding olfactory receptor 14K1-like yields the protein MTNLTAVTGFFLMEISDTRELLVLHVFLFLLIYFVTVMGNVLIIILVTVDHCLHTPMYFFLKNLSFLDACLISVTVPKFILNSLSNSASIAFPGCVLQVLLVVHFAGAELFILTSMSFDRYMAICHPLHYDIIMSRAVCVRLVVFSWFTGSIFGVLYSGGTFSLSFCDSRILPRFFCDVPSLLKISCSKTHITIDISVAVGVIYGLLCLISIGFSYISIFNTVLRMPSLQGRSKAFSTCIPHLIVVTTFFVTGAIAYLRPVPDSPHLVDFLVSVFYSVLPPSLNPIIYSLRNKEIKAALRKIIWKLSHYWF